In Gammaproteobacteria bacterium (ex Lamellibrachia satsuma), a single genomic region encodes these proteins:
- a CDS encoding DUF4157 domain-containing protein, which yields MSTHADKQQRSNRISRQSFFNHQGAKPEKSFISTNPVQAKLKVSKPNDPHEVEAEAMADHVVARLATPAFFHSDQAPGSQLNRQPEAEEEEALQPLMRQPLEEEEEALQPLMRQPLEEEEETLQPLMRQPLEEEEEALQPLMRQPLEEEEEELQTLQRQPEEEEEELQTLRRQPEEEEEALQTLRRQPEEEELQAQPEEDEEAVDRTPKHYRYRSGVPPPFPRAARTFGGDPIHRFRQAPAKIHLSAGVAVNHQRRYRSPRRALHRSAAARGPPEPGPGFRSHLQNSKGAGHSMPSTLRQPMESAFQADFSRVRLHTGQRAASMSGQINAQAFTHGSHIYFGQGRYAPESSAGKHLLAHELTHVVQQGGAVQRRPATPGIQRKATRSGGRITRAPPSIQRLPDFIGRRLNSYARYIPGYTLLTVLIGYNPLLGQLVARTPRNLLQGFMGLASVLGTRLFDKLTELGIVDDAFNWVNARLQTLRLNIDRVEGLIRQAYDRMDFLRLDPIAYNRRVLVNTFSPLVSDVRRFAGQLVDKVVELIKNALLNTLRSLASALPGYRLITMIIGSDPLTDAQVIATTAQIIAEFLTLIGATQELEKMREHGALERTAAWIDLQLALLNFNIAEISALFTTAWNSFSIQDVFNPVAAFNRVLNIFAPFISRAFRFAHNVATTVLSFIKDALLDWLSRHASSVPGFHLFTVIIGRNPFTQQPVPRTASNFIRGFLSFVPGGEEKFRNLQQSGAIERAMAWLNVQIARLNLTWTMIRALFTQAWNSFSITDLLDPVAAFQRIVALFRAPVRRIIRFAAAVAEKILEFIFEGVMGAGGARVLAILKRGRDTFMTIINDPVAFIRNLIQAMVRGFRQFAGNILTHLRNGLVGWLLGALEGAGLQLPQTFNLQGIISLVLQILGITYTRIRPRLVRLLGEANVSRLETLFGFLRTLVTQGPGAAWQQIVEFIQGNLREIVMGAIRNWVITRVVTAAITRLATMFNPAGAVIQAILAIYNTIMFLIERINQIMAVVNSVIDSVSNIAAGRLDQAANYVEQTMARTIPVVISFLARLMGLGGIAGRIRSIIQRIQARVDSAIDRVVDWIARQGRRLLAGGRAAAGRARAAVAGVINWAGFRRRFSADGASHSVYFRRQGSQQQLLIASVPRPAMQFLNEYKAARNNLSGTGQQTKLQKWNQARDHVQNNIVPLAREIQQAQRNNATAAQKEQLRQRMMQQEVQLTNLLRQLLSGERNWGRVREKYRLEGMVGTYASMPRAVSDRITPDHQPQNTVFTHAASLPCFRTNLNPNSSGAQNMQRHAAGRTAQGYAINLHHYRHVRGRTYGRSPTGFINNVRSQLNNTQPADLQRRIVVNLIRGELNADVQQIRREVGSPSNDSIWRDIYQEPQYGTQQERDQLIQQTRGQIRSGQGRIANQDLERFKP from the coding sequence ATGTCGACCCACGCCGACAAACAGCAGCGATCAAACCGAATCAGTCGGCAATCCTTCTTTAACCATCAGGGTGCAAAACCGGAAAAAAGCTTTATCTCCACCAATCCGGTGCAGGCAAAACTCAAGGTCAGCAAACCCAACGATCCCCACGAAGTTGAGGCAGAGGCGATGGCGGATCATGTCGTTGCACGGCTGGCTACCCCCGCCTTCTTTCATAGCGACCAGGCTCCCGGCAGCCAGCTGAATCGTCAGCCGGAAGCAGAGGAGGAAGAAGCACTTCAGCCCCTCATGCGGCAGCCTCTCGAAGAGGAGGAAGAAGCGCTTCAGCCACTCATGCGCCAACCCCTCGAAGAGGAGGAAGAGACGCTTCAGCCCCTCATGCGACAGCCCCTCGAAGAAGAGGAAGAAGCGCTTCAACCTCTCATGCGCCAACCCCTCGAAGAGGAGGAAGAGGAGCTTCAGACACTCCAACGACAACCCGAAGAAGAAGAAGAGGAGTTGCAGACACTCCGGCGACAGCCCGAAGAGGAAGAGGAGGCGTTGCAGACACTCCGACGGCAGCCCGAAGAAGAAGAGTTGCAGGCACAGCCTGAAGAAGATGAAGAGGCCGTGGACCGCACTCCCAAACACTATCGTTACCGATCCGGCGTGCCGCCACCCTTTCCACGGGCTGCCCGCACTTTCGGCGGCGACCCAATCCACAGATTCCGTCAGGCACCGGCAAAAATTCACCTGTCTGCTGGTGTGGCAGTTAACCACCAGCGACGTTACCGGTCGCCCAGACGTGCCCTGCATCGATCAGCGGCAGCCCGCGGCCCACCGGAGCCAGGTCCGGGTTTTCGCTCGCACCTGCAAAACTCAAAGGGTGCCGGACACTCGATGCCATCGACGCTGCGCCAACCGATGGAGTCCGCCTTCCAGGCAGACTTCAGTCGTGTGCGCCTGCATACCGGCCAGCGCGCCGCCTCGATGAGCGGACAGATCAATGCCCAGGCATTCACCCACGGTAGCCACATCTACTTTGGACAGGGTCGTTATGCGCCGGAATCGAGCGCAGGCAAACATCTGCTCGCCCATGAGCTGACCCATGTCGTGCAGCAGGGCGGTGCTGTGCAACGCCGTCCGGCTACTCCAGGCATTCAGAGAAAGGCGACACGTTCCGGCGGTAGAATCACCCGCGCACCACCTTCCATCCAGCGTCTGCCCGACTTCATCGGCAGACGGCTCAACAGCTACGCCCGCTACATCCCCGGATATACCCTGCTTACCGTCCTCATCGGCTATAACCCGCTACTTGGCCAACTGGTTGCCCGCACCCCACGAAACCTGCTGCAAGGTTTCATGGGGCTGGCCTCTGTACTAGGCACCCGGCTCTTCGACAAGCTGACTGAACTTGGCATCGTCGACGACGCATTCAACTGGGTCAATGCCCGTCTGCAGACACTCAGGCTCAATATAGATCGGGTAGAAGGACTGATTCGGCAAGCCTACGACCGAATGGATTTTCTCCGCCTCGACCCCATTGCCTATAACCGGCGTGTGCTGGTCAACACATTCTCACCCCTGGTCAGTGACGTCCGCCGTTTCGCCGGACAGTTGGTCGACAAGGTGGTGGAGCTGATCAAAAACGCCCTGCTCAACACCCTGCGCAGTCTCGCCTCGGCGCTGCCCGGCTACCGGCTGATAACCATGATCATCGGTAGCGATCCGTTAACCGATGCACAAGTGATCGCCACCACGGCACAGATCATCGCCGAGTTCCTGACCCTGATCGGCGCCACCCAGGAACTGGAAAAGATGCGGGAGCATGGTGCGCTGGAACGCACTGCAGCCTGGATCGACCTGCAGTTGGCCCTGCTCAATTTCAACATCGCCGAGATCTCCGCACTCTTTACCACTGCCTGGAACAGCTTTTCGATCCAGGATGTATTCAATCCGGTGGCCGCCTTCAACCGCGTACTCAATATCTTCGCACCGTTCATCAGCCGGGCATTCCGCTTTGCCCACAACGTTGCCACGACAGTCCTGAGCTTCATCAAGGATGCCCTGCTCGATTGGCTTTCACGTCACGCCAGCAGCGTGCCTGGATTCCACCTGTTTACGGTAATCATCGGCCGGAATCCGTTCACACAGCAGCCGGTACCACGTACTGCCAGCAACTTCATCCGCGGGTTCCTCAGTTTCGTGCCGGGTGGTGAGGAGAAGTTCCGGAATCTGCAACAGTCCGGCGCCATCGAACGGGCTATGGCCTGGCTCAACGTACAGATCGCGCGGCTGAATCTGACCTGGACCATGATCCGTGCGCTCTTCACACAAGCCTGGAACAGCTTTTCCATTACCGACCTGCTCGACCCGGTGGCGGCATTCCAGCGCATCGTCGCACTGTTCCGGGCACCGGTGCGCCGCATCATCCGCTTTGCCGCAGCTGTGGCGGAGAAGATCCTGGAATTCATTTTTGAAGGGGTGATGGGGGCCGGTGGCGCACGGGTGCTGGCGATCCTCAAACGCGGCCGTGACACCTTCATGACCATCATCAACGATCCAGTGGCCTTTATCCGCAACCTGATCCAGGCGATGGTGCGGGGCTTCCGTCAATTTGCAGGCAACATCCTGACCCACCTGCGCAACGGACTGGTGGGCTGGCTGCTGGGTGCACTGGAGGGTGCTGGTCTGCAACTGCCCCAGACCTTCAACCTGCAGGGCATCATCTCCCTGGTGCTGCAGATCCTCGGCATCACCTACACCCGCATTCGTCCACGGCTTGTACGACTGTTGGGTGAGGCCAATGTCTCACGACTGGAGACCCTCTTCGGATTCCTGCGCACCCTGGTCACACAGGGGCCGGGGGCCGCCTGGCAGCAGATCGTGGAGTTCATCCAGGGCAATCTGCGTGAGATCGTGATGGGCGCCATCCGCAACTGGGTGATCACCCGGGTGGTCACAGCCGCCATCACCCGCCTGGCCACCATGTTCAATCCGGCCGGGGCGGTAATCCAGGCGATCCTGGCTATCTACAACACCATCATGTTCCTGATCGAGAGAATCAACCAGATCATGGCGGTGGTGAACTCCGTGATCGACTCGGTCAGCAACATCGCCGCCGGACGCCTTGATCAGGCAGCCAACTACGTCGAACAGACTATGGCACGCACCATCCCGGTGGTGATCAGTTTCCTCGCCCGCCTGATGGGACTCGGCGGCATTGCCGGACGTATCCGCTCGATTATCCAACGCATCCAGGCCAGGGTGGACAGTGCCATCGACCGGGTGGTGGATTGGATTGCCCGGCAGGGACGGCGACTGCTGGCCGGGGGACGCGCAGCGGCGGGACGTGCACGGGCGGCAGTTGCCGGTGTGATCAACTGGGCTGGATTCCGGCGCAGATTCAGTGCCGATGGGGCGAGCCATTCAGTCTACTTTCGGCGCCAAGGCAGCCAGCAGCAGTTGTTAATCGCCAGCGTCCCGCGACCTGCCATGCAGTTTCTGAACGAATACAAGGCGGCGCGGAACAATCTTTCAGGAACCGGGCAGCAAACCAAGCTGCAGAAGTGGAACCAGGCACGCGATCATGTGCAAAACAATATCGTGCCACTGGCAAGAGAGATCCAGCAGGCGCAACGGAACAACGCCACCGCCGCACAAAAGGAGCAACTCAGACAACGGATGATGCAGCAGGAGGTCCAGTTGACCAACCTGCTGCGGCAACTGCTCTCCGGTGAGAGAAACTGGGGCAGGGTGCGGGAAAAATACCGGCTCGAAGGCATGGTCGGCACCTACGCCTCCATGCCCAGGGCCGTGAGCGACCGGATTACCCCGGACCACCAGCCGCAGAACACCGTGTTCACCCACGCAGCCTCGTTGCCCTGCTTCAGGACGAATCTGAATCCTAACTCCTCCGGCGCCCAAAATATGCAGCGCCATGCCGCGGGCCGAACCGCCCAGGGCTATGCCATCAACCTGCACCACTATCGGCATGTGCGCGGTCGAACCTATGGACGCTCCCCGACAGGTTTTATCAACAATGTCAGATCGCAGCTGAACAATACCCAGCCCGCCGATCTGCAACGCAGAATCGTCGTCAATCTGATTCGGGGGGAACTCAATGCCGACGTGCAGCAGATCAGACGTGAGGTGGGTTCACCCAGCAACGATTCAATCTGGCGGGATATCTACCAGGAACCCCAATACGGCACCCAGCAGGAGCGAGATCAGCTGATTCAACAGACACGGGGCCAAATCCGGTCGGGGCAGGGGCGTATCGCCAATCAGGACCTGGAACGATTCAAACCCTGA
- the ubiA gene encoding 4-hydroxybenzoate octaprenyltransferase: protein MSGPEVKLESLQSGPVSWQERLRRYALLIRLNRPIGILLLLWPTLWALWVAGDGQPPWQIVLVFICGVALMRSAGCAINDYADRHIDGRVERTRLRPIAAGLVTPKEALGVFVILCLIAFLLLFFLNWQTKLLSVGAVILAAVYPFMKRYTHLPQVVLGAAFGWAVPMSFMAVGESLPLVAWVLFAATLLWALIYDTQYAMVDRDDDLKIGVKSTAILFGRHDILIIGLLQLIMLGLMVWVGVLVERGLLYYLGLSAGAVLFVHQQLLTREREPKACFDAFLNNNNFGLLVFLGLMLDYLFSA, encoded by the coding sequence ATGAGCGGGCCAGAAGTCAAACTTGAGTCGCTACAATCCGGTCCGGTCTCCTGGCAGGAGCGACTGCGTCGATACGCGCTGTTGATCCGCCTCAATCGTCCCATCGGCATCCTGCTGCTGCTTTGGCCGACACTCTGGGCGCTCTGGGTGGCGGGCGATGGCCAGCCCCCCTGGCAGATCGTGCTGGTTTTTATTTGTGGCGTGGCGCTGATGCGTTCTGCCGGCTGCGCCATCAACGACTATGCCGACCGCCATATCGATGGCCGGGTGGAACGTACCCGACTAAGACCGATCGCGGCGGGACTGGTCACTCCCAAGGAGGCGCTGGGGGTATTTGTCATCCTCTGTCTGATCGCCTTTCTGCTGCTATTCTTTCTCAACTGGCAGACCAAACTGCTCTCGGTGGGAGCGGTGATTCTCGCCGCTGTCTATCCCTTCATGAAGCGCTACACCCATTTGCCCCAAGTGGTATTGGGTGCCGCCTTTGGCTGGGCGGTGCCGATGTCGTTCATGGCAGTGGGCGAGTCTCTGCCCCTGGTCGCCTGGGTGCTGTTTGCCGCCACCCTGTTGTGGGCGCTGATCTACGATACCCAATACGCCATGGTTGACCGGGATGACGATCTCAAGATCGGCGTGAAATCCACCGCGATCCTGTTTGGTCGCCACGATATTCTGATCATCGGCCTCCTGCAGCTGATAATGTTGGGGCTGATGGTCTGGGTGGGTGTATTGGTCGAACGCGGTTTGCTCTACTATCTTGGCTTGTCGGCAGGCGCCGTCCTGTTTGTCCATCAACAACTTCTTACCCGCGAGCGGGAACCCAAGGCCTGCTTCGATGCTTTTCTCAACAACAACAACTTCGGGTTGTTGGTGTTTTTGGGACTGATGCTGGATTATCTTTTTTCTGCCTGA